One part of the Ralstonia pickettii genome encodes these proteins:
- a CDS encoding branched-chain amino acid ABC transporter permease, with protein MDIFIQQIVNGLVLGSIYALIALGYTMVYGILGIINFAHGDVLMVGAMSALTAINFLQKYFPNLPDWLTLVFALLFAMPVCAIVAYTIERVAYRPLRNAPRLAPLITAIGVSIVLQTLAMMIWSRNPLTFPQLLPSNPIDIGSTGATITGKEIVIILVSILVMVGLILLVNRTKLGRAMRATAENQRVAGLMGVNPNFVISATFMIGAAMAAVAGVMMATNYGNAHFYMGFIPGLKAFTAAVLGGIGNLAGAMVGGMLLGLIEALGAGYIGDLTGGVFGSNYQDVFAFIVLIGVLLFRPSGIMGERVADRA; from the coding sequence ATGGATATCTTTATCCAGCAGATCGTGAACGGTCTGGTGCTCGGCAGCATTTACGCGCTGATCGCACTTGGCTACACCATGGTCTACGGTATTCTCGGCATCATCAACTTCGCCCACGGCGATGTTCTGATGGTCGGTGCAATGTCTGCCCTGACCGCCATCAACTTTCTCCAGAAGTACTTCCCCAATCTGCCTGACTGGCTCACGCTGGTGTTCGCGTTGCTGTTTGCCATGCCGGTCTGCGCCATCGTGGCCTACACCATCGAACGTGTCGCCTACCGGCCGCTACGCAACGCGCCGCGCCTGGCGCCGCTGATCACGGCGATCGGCGTGTCGATCGTGCTGCAGACGCTGGCGATGATGATCTGGTCGCGCAACCCGCTGACCTTCCCGCAACTGCTGCCCTCGAACCCGATTGATATCGGCTCCACGGGCGCGACCATCACGGGCAAGGAAATCGTCATCATCCTGGTGTCGATCCTGGTGATGGTCGGGCTGATCCTGCTGGTCAACCGCACTAAGCTCGGCCGCGCAATGCGCGCGACCGCCGAGAACCAGCGTGTGGCCGGCCTGATGGGCGTCAACCCGAACTTCGTGATCTCCGCCACCTTCATGATCGGTGCTGCCATGGCAGCGGTTGCCGGCGTAATGATGGCGACCAACTACGGCAACGCCCACTTCTACATGGGCTTCATCCCCGGCCTGAAGGCGTTTACCGCCGCGGTGCTGGGCGGCATCGGCAACCTGGCCGGCGCCATGGTCGGCGGCATGCTGCTGGGCTTGATCGAAGCACTGGGTGCCGGTTACATCGGCGATCTGACTGGCGGTGTGTTCGGTTCGAACTACCAGGATGTGTTCGCATTCATCGTGCTGATTGGCGTGCTGCTGTTCCGCCCGTCCGGCATCATGGGCGAACGCGTTGCGGACCGCGCATAA
- a CDS encoding ABC transporter permease subunit, whose amino-acid sequence MTENFKAPMKTRAALYGFLILAIFAPFIVGAAGGNYWVRVLDFALLYIMLALGLNIVVGFAGLLDLGYIAFYAVGAYMMALLGSPHLSNQFEWIHNLFPNGLHLIVWWVIPLGAGLAALFGILLGTPVLKLRGDYLAIVTLGFGEIIRIFMNNLDRPVNITNGPKGINLIEPVKIFGFDFSKRHDFFGIRFDSVYMYYYLFVILAAIIIIVCLRLQNSRIGRAWVALREDEIAAKAMGINTRNIKLLAFAMGASFGGVSGAMFASFQGFVSPESFVLWESIYILAIVVLGGMGHIPGVILGGILLVGFQELLRALAEPVQNKLFGHVIVEAEVLRQLLFGLAMVVVMLYRPSGLWPSPRKEDRPQKQRAGGLSRI is encoded by the coding sequence ATGACAGAAAATTTCAAAGCGCCGATGAAGACGCGCGCCGCGTTGTACGGCTTCCTGATCCTTGCGATCTTCGCGCCGTTCATCGTGGGAGCCGCAGGTGGCAACTACTGGGTGCGCGTGCTGGACTTCGCACTGCTGTACATCATGCTGGCCCTGGGCCTGAACATCGTGGTGGGCTTTGCCGGCCTGCTCGACCTGGGCTACATCGCGTTCTATGCGGTGGGTGCCTACATGATGGCGTTGCTGGGTTCGCCGCACCTGTCCAATCAGTTCGAGTGGATCCACAACCTGTTCCCTAACGGGCTGCACCTGATCGTATGGTGGGTGATTCCGCTCGGAGCCGGGCTGGCGGCGCTATTCGGTATTCTGCTGGGCACGCCGGTGCTGAAGCTGCGCGGTGACTACCTCGCCATCGTGACGCTGGGCTTTGGTGAAATCATCCGGATCTTCATGAACAACCTCGACCGCCCGGTGAACATCACCAACGGTCCGAAGGGCATCAACCTGATCGAGCCGGTCAAGATCTTCGGGTTCGACTTTTCGAAGCGCCACGATTTCTTCGGCATCCGCTTCGACTCGGTCTACATGTACTACTACCTGTTCGTGATCCTGGCCGCGATCATCATCATCGTGTGCCTGCGGTTGCAGAACTCGCGTATCGGTCGTGCATGGGTGGCGCTGCGTGAAGATGAAATCGCCGCCAAGGCGATGGGCATCAACACGCGCAACATCAAGCTGCTGGCCTTTGCGATGGGTGCGTCGTTCGGTGGCGTGTCGGGTGCGATGTTCGCGTCGTTCCAGGGCTTCGTGTCGCCGGAATCGTTCGTGCTGTGGGAGTCGATCTACATCCTGGCGATCGTGGTGCTGGGCGGCATGGGCCATATCCCGGGCGTGATCCTGGGCGGCATTCTGCTGGTCGGTTTCCAGGAGTTGCTGCGTGCGCTGGCCGAGCCGGTGCAGAACAAGCTGTTCGGCCATGTGATCGTGGAAGCGGAAGTGCTTCGTCAGCTGCTGTTCGGCCTGGCGATGGTGGTGGTGATGCTGTATCGCCCGTCGGGCCTGTGGCCCTCGCCGCGCAAGGAAGACCGTCCGCAAAAGCAGCGGGCTGGTGGACTGTCCCGTATCTGA
- a CDS encoding GNAT family N-acetyltransferase, producing MAVTREVPATGIVLSDDSAWLPLDDIFNFLSQETFWARGLPRDVFDRSVANSLCFAAYRLDGDGSHGELVGFARVITDRATFAYLCDVFVLPALRGKGISHALMDFLREHPDLQTLRRTVLVTTGADWLYRKHGFADVPEGVGFMQLHRPNIYTAASA from the coding sequence ATGGCCGTGACGCGAGAAGTTCCGGCCACGGGAATCGTTTTGTCCGATGATTCCGCGTGGCTCCCGCTGGACGACATCTTCAACTTCCTGTCGCAGGAAACGTTCTGGGCTCGCGGCCTGCCGCGCGATGTGTTCGATCGATCGGTTGCAAACTCGCTCTGCTTCGCCGCTTATCGGCTGGACGGCGATGGCTCACATGGGGAGCTTGTTGGTTTTGCGCGCGTCATTACCGATCGGGCGACGTTCGCCTACCTGTGCGATGTGTTCGTGCTGCCGGCGTTGCGCGGGAAAGGCATCTCACACGCTTTGATGGACTTCCTGCGCGAGCACCCTGACCTGCAGACGCTGCGCCGCACAGTGCTCGTAACAACGGGCGCCGACTGGCTTTATCGCAAACACGGCTTTGCCGATGTGCCGGAGGGTGTCGGGTTCATGCAATTGCATCGGCCGAATATCTACACAGCGGCTTCTGCCTGA
- a CDS encoding ABC transporter ATP-binding protein gives MKPVMLKIDSLKVAYGGIQAVKGVDLEIREGELVTLIGANGAGKTTTMKAITGLQGWAGGDVQYLGKSIKGVPSYNLLKQGLAMVPEGRGVFARMTIVENLQMGAFTRNDEANIKADIDRMFGIFPRLKERANQLAGTMSGGEQQMLAMARALMSQPKLLLLDEPSMGLSPIMVEKIFEVVRDISAQGVTVLLVEQNARLALQAAHRGYVMDSGLITMSGDAKQMLDDPKVRAAYLGE, from the coding sequence ATGAAACCAGTAATGTTGAAGATCGACAGCCTGAAGGTCGCTTACGGCGGCATCCAGGCGGTGAAGGGCGTGGATCTGGAGATTCGCGAAGGTGAGCTGGTCACGCTGATTGGTGCCAACGGCGCCGGCAAGACGACCACCATGAAGGCCATCACCGGCCTGCAGGGCTGGGCCGGCGGTGACGTGCAGTATCTGGGCAAGTCCATCAAGGGCGTGCCGAGCTACAACCTGCTCAAGCAGGGTCTGGCGATGGTGCCGGAAGGCCGCGGCGTGTTCGCGCGCATGACCATCGTTGAAAACCTGCAGATGGGTGCCTTCACGCGCAACGACGAGGCCAACATCAAGGCTGACATCGACCGCATGTTCGGCATCTTCCCGCGCCTGAAGGAACGTGCAAACCAGCTGGCCGGCACGATGTCGGGCGGCGAGCAGCAGATGCTGGCCATGGCGCGTGCGCTGATGAGCCAACCGAAGCTGCTGCTGCTGGATGAGCCGTCGATGGGTCTCTCGCCGATCATGGTGGAGAAGATCTTCGAGGTCGTGCGCGACATCTCGGCGCAAGGCGTGACCGTGCTGCTCGTCGAGCAGAACGCGCGCTTGGCACTCCAGGCTGCGCACCGCGGCTACGTGATGGACTCCGGTCTCATCACCATGAGCGGCGATGCCAAGCAGATGCTGGACGATCCGAAGGTGCGTGCGGCCTACCTGGGCGAGTAA
- a CDS encoding branched-chain amino acid ABC transporter substrate-binding protein, which yields MQIKFAKVLPLAAAVALVAACGKNEEKPANQAAAPAATSAPAAAAGGETVVKIGHAAPLTGGIAHLGKDNENGARLAVEEANKEGLTIDGKKIKLELVGEDDAGDPKTGTAVAQKLVDEHVVAVVGHLNSGVSIPASKIYSDAGIVQISPSSTNPDYTKQGFKTTYRVVATDAQQGPALANYAAKTLGAKTVAIVDDATAYGKGLADEFEKTAKADGVNVVAREATNDKATDFKAILTKIKGKKPDVIMYGGMDATGGPFAKQAKELGITAKIVGGDGVCTDKVAELAGDAIDNIVCSEAGLALSKMEKGADFEKKYQARFNTPVQIYAPFTYDAVNVIIDAMKRANSTDPAKILAAMPATNYNGVIGNIAFDDKGDLKQGSITLYNYKDKKKSVLDVVKM from the coding sequence ATGCAAATTAAGTTTGCCAAAGTTCTGCCGCTTGCGGCTGCCGTGGCACTCGTAGCAGCTTGCGGTAAGAACGAGGAAAAGCCCGCAAACCAAGCTGCTGCACCTGCAGCAACGTCGGCTCCGGCGGCGGCTGCCGGCGGCGAGACCGTCGTCAAGATTGGTCACGCGGCTCCGCTCACGGGCGGTATTGCTCACCTTGGCAAAGACAACGAAAACGGTGCACGTCTGGCCGTTGAAGAAGCCAACAAGGAAGGCCTGACCATCGACGGCAAGAAGATCAAGCTGGAACTGGTCGGTGAAGACGATGCAGGCGACCCGAAGACGGGCACCGCCGTGGCGCAGAAGCTGGTTGACGAGCACGTTGTTGCCGTTGTCGGCCACCTGAACTCGGGCGTTTCGATCCCGGCCTCGAAGATCTACAGCGATGCAGGCATCGTGCAGATCTCGCCGTCGTCGACGAACCCCGACTACACCAAGCAAGGCTTCAAGACGACCTACCGCGTGGTGGCCACCGACGCGCAGCAAGGCCCGGCACTGGCAAACTACGCCGCCAAGACCCTGGGCGCCAAGACCGTGGCAATTGTTGACGATGCCACCGCCTACGGTAAGGGCCTGGCTGACGAGTTCGAGAAGACCGCGAAGGCTGACGGCGTGAACGTCGTGGCGCGTGAGGCGACCAACGACAAGGCGACCGACTTCAAGGCCATTCTGACCAAGATCAAGGGCAAGAAGCCGGACGTGATCATGTACGGCGGCATGGACGCCACCGGCGGTCCGTTCGCCAAGCAAGCCAAGGAACTGGGCATCACGGCCAAGATCGTTGGCGGCGACGGCGTGTGTACCGACAAGGTGGCCGAACTGGCCGGCGACGCGATCGACAACATCGTCTGCTCGGAAGCAGGCCTGGCGCTGTCGAAGATGGAGAAGGGCGCGGACTTCGAGAAGAAGTACCAAGCGCGCTTCAACACGCCGGTGCAGATCTACGCACCGTTCACGTATGACGCCGTCAACGTGATCATCGATGCGATGAAGCGTGCCAACTCGACCGATCCGGCCAAGATCCTGGCTGCCATGCCGGCAACCAACTACAACGGCGTGATCGGCAACATCGCGTTCGACGACAAGGGTGACCTGAAGCAAGGCTCCATCACCCTGTACAACTACAAGGACAAGAAGAAGAGCGTTCTTGACGTTGTGAAGATGTAA
- the rpmG gene encoding 50S ribosomal protein L33 has protein sequence MASKGGRDKIKLESTAGTGHFYTTTKNKRTKPEKMEIMKFDPVARKHVAYKETKIK, from the coding sequence ATGGCCAGCAAAGGCGGACGCGACAAGATCAAGCTGGAATCGACCGCAGGTACGGGTCATTTCTACACGACCACCAAGAACAAGCGCACCAAGCCGGAAAAGATGGAGATCATGAAGTTCGATCCCGTCGCCCGCAAGCACGTCGCTTACAAGGAAACCAAGATCAAGTGA
- a CDS encoding acetylornithine transaminase produces the protein MAFADYPVQSLMYITNRPEIVFTEGKGSWLTDHNGKRYLDFVQGWAVNCLGHSNDGMIEALNAQARKLINPSPAFYNEPMAKLAGLLTAHSCFDKVFFANSGAEANEGAIKLARKWGKKHKNGAFQIITFDHSFHGRTLATMSASGKAGWDTIFAPQVPGFPKAILNDIASVEALITDETVGVMLEPVQGEGGVLPATPEFMQQLRALTKKHKILLIVDEVQAGCGRCGTLFAYQLSNIEPDIMTLGKGIGGGVPLSALLCTDEVASFEAGDQGGTYNGNPLMTAVGCSVIEQLLAPGFLAGVQERGTYLRTQLLKLSDEFGLAGERGNGLLRALLLGKDIGGQLVEAAREMNPTGLLLNAPRPNILRFMPALNVTTEEIDTMIGMLRTLLKAHA, from the coding sequence ATGGCGTTTGCTGACTACCCCGTCCAGTCCCTGATGTACATCACCAACCGGCCCGAGATCGTCTTCACCGAAGGCAAGGGCTCGTGGCTGACGGACCACAACGGCAAGCGATACCTGGACTTCGTGCAAGGCTGGGCTGTCAACTGCCTCGGCCACTCCAACGACGGCATGATTGAAGCGCTGAACGCGCAGGCCAGGAAGCTGATCAACCCGAGCCCGGCGTTCTACAACGAGCCGATGGCCAAGCTGGCCGGCCTGCTGACGGCGCACAGCTGCTTCGACAAGGTGTTCTTCGCCAACAGCGGCGCCGAAGCCAACGAAGGCGCCATCAAGCTGGCCCGCAAGTGGGGCAAGAAGCATAAGAACGGCGCGTTCCAGATCATCACGTTCGACCACAGCTTCCACGGCCGCACGCTCGCCACCATGAGCGCATCGGGCAAGGCCGGCTGGGACACCATCTTCGCGCCGCAGGTGCCGGGCTTCCCGAAAGCCATCCTGAACGACATCGCGTCGGTGGAAGCGCTCATCACCGACGAGACGGTCGGCGTGATGCTTGAGCCGGTGCAAGGCGAAGGCGGCGTGCTGCCGGCTACGCCGGAATTCATGCAGCAACTGCGCGCGCTGACCAAGAAGCACAAGATCCTGTTGATCGTCGATGAAGTGCAGGCCGGTTGCGGCCGCTGCGGCACGCTCTTCGCCTACCAGCTCTCGAACATCGAGCCGGACATCATGACGCTCGGCAAAGGCATCGGCGGTGGCGTGCCGCTGTCGGCCCTGCTGTGCACGGATGAAGTCGCCAGCTTCGAGGCCGGCGACCAGGGCGGCACCTACAACGGCAACCCGCTGATGACGGCCGTCGGCTGCTCGGTGATCGAGCAACTGCTGGCGCCGGGCTTCCTGGCGGGCGTGCAGGAACGCGGCACCTATCTGCGCACGCAACTGCTCAAGCTGAGCGACGAGTTTGGCCTGGCCGGCGAACGCGGTAACGGCCTGCTGCGCGCGCTGCTGCTCGGCAAGGACATCGGCGGCCAACTGGTCGAAGCTGCACGCGAGATGAACCCGACGGGCCTGCTGCTGAATGCTCCGCGCCCGAACATCCTGCGCTTCATGCCTGCGCTGAACGTGACGACCGAAGAGATCGACACGATGATCGGCATGCTGCGCACGCTGCTGAAGGCGCACGCCTAA
- the rpmB gene encoding 50S ribosomal protein L28, with amino-acid sequence MARVCQVTGKAPMVGNNVSHANNKTKRRFLPNLQNRRFWVESENRWVSLRVSNAGLRLIDKKGIDEVLVDLRARGEV; translated from the coding sequence ATGGCACGCGTCTGTCAAGTGACCGGGAAAGCGCCGATGGTCGGCAATAACGTTTCCCACGCAAACAACAAGACCAAGCGCCGTTTTCTGCCGAACCTGCAGAATCGCCGCTTCTGGGTCGAATCCGAAAACCGCTGGGTCAGCCTGCGCGTCTCGAACGCTGGTCTGCGCCTGATCGATAAAAAAGGCATCGACGAAGTGCTCGTGGACCTGCGCGCACGCGGCGAAGTCTAA
- a CDS encoding ABC transporter ATP-binding protein, which translates to MSNNNVLLSIRGVQKRFGGLQALSDVSLEIREGEIYGLIGPNGAGKTTFFNVITGLYTPDAGEFVLGGTPYQPTAVHEVAKAGIARTFQNIRLFGDMTAAENVMVGRHVRTKAGLIGAVFRTKAAREEEQSIEDWAHDLLDYVGIGKYANYTARNLSYGHQRRLEIARALATQPKLLALDEPAAGMNATEKVELRGLLDKIRSDGKTILLIEHDVKLVMGLCNRLTVLDYGKVIAQGLPHEVQSNPAVIEAYLGASAH; encoded by the coding sequence ATGAGCAATAACAACGTCCTCCTCTCGATCCGAGGAGTCCAGAAGCGTTTCGGCGGCCTGCAAGCGCTGTCCGACGTGAGCCTGGAAATTCGCGAAGGCGAAATCTACGGTCTGATCGGCCCGAACGGCGCCGGCAAGACCACGTTCTTCAACGTCATCACGGGCCTGTACACGCCTGACGCAGGCGAGTTTGTGCTGGGCGGCACGCCCTACCAGCCGACCGCTGTGCACGAAGTGGCCAAGGCCGGCATTGCTCGCACGTTCCAGAACATCCGCCTGTTCGGCGACATGACTGCGGCGGAAAACGTCATGGTGGGCCGCCACGTGCGCACCAAGGCGGGCCTGATCGGCGCGGTGTTCCGCACCAAGGCGGCACGCGAGGAAGAGCAGTCCATCGAAGACTGGGCGCATGATCTGCTGGACTACGTCGGCATCGGCAAGTACGCCAACTACACGGCGCGCAACCTGTCGTATGGCCACCAGCGTCGTCTGGAAATCGCCCGTGCCCTGGCCACGCAGCCCAAGCTGCTGGCTCTGGACGAGCCGGCCGCCGGCATGAACGCCACGGAAAAGGTGGAACTCCGTGGCCTGCTCGACAAGATCCGTTCCGACGGCAAGACCATCCTGCTGATCGAGCACGATGTGAAGCTGGTGATGGGCCTGTGCAACCGCCTGACCGTGCTGGATTACGGCAAGGTGATCGCACAAGGCTTGCCACATGAAGTGCAGAGCAACCCGGCCGTGATCGAGGCCTACCTCGGCGCGTCAGCGCACTGA
- the radC gene encoding RadC family protein: MAIIDWPAHERPREKLLAHGPAALSDAELLAIFLRVGMPGKSAVDLARELLTHFGSLARLCHASQQEFSSINGMGPAKYAQLHALLEVARRALKEDFTHGQTFDSPQSVKNFLRLTLGHRPHEVFACFFLDVRHRLIAWEELFRGTLTEARVYPREIAKRALHHNAAAVILAHNHPTGNTEPSESDVILTRELRRALAMLDVIVLDHMIVGRNHVYGFLEHGKM; this comes from the coding sequence ATGGCAATCATCGACTGGCCCGCCCATGAGCGGCCGCGTGAAAAACTGCTCGCCCACGGCCCCGCCGCCCTCTCCGATGCGGAACTGCTGGCCATCTTTCTGCGCGTGGGGATGCCGGGCAAAAGCGCCGTCGACCTCGCCCGGGAATTACTCACCCACTTTGGGTCGCTCGCCCGGCTATGTCACGCGTCACAACAAGAGTTCTCGTCAATCAACGGTATGGGCCCCGCCAAATACGCGCAACTGCACGCCCTACTGGAAGTTGCGCGACGCGCCCTCAAAGAAGACTTCACCCACGGCCAGACCTTTGACTCGCCACAAAGCGTGAAGAATTTCTTGCGCCTGACACTCGGCCACCGCCCACACGAAGTGTTCGCCTGCTTCTTTCTAGATGTACGGCACCGCCTGATCGCTTGGGAAGAACTCTTCCGCGGCACCCTGACCGAAGCACGCGTCTACCCGCGTGAGATCGCCAAGCGCGCGCTACATCACAATGCAGCCGCCGTGATCCTGGCCCACAACCACCCCACCGGCAACACCGAACCCAGCGAATCCGACGTCATCCTCACCCGCGAGCTGCGCCGCGCGCTGGCCATGCTCGACGTGATCGTCCTTGATCACATGATCGTCGGCCGCAACCACGTCTACGGCTTTCTCGAACACGGCAAAATGTAG
- the ispH gene encoding 4-hydroxy-3-methylbut-2-enyl diphosphate reductase yields MSNAVNAPLDPIDPVTQADAEVLLAQPRGFCAGVDRAIEIVERALELFGAPIYVRHEIVHNAYVVGDLRNKGAVFVQELDDVPVGGTVIFSAHGVSRAVREAAEARGLRVFDATCPLVTKVHVEVSKMRAQGFEIIMIGHKGHPEVEGTMGQANDGMLLVESVDEVAHLEVKDSTRLAYVTQTTLSVDETQEIVAAIKARFPAVHEPKKQDICYATQNRQDAVKFMAPQVEVVIVVGSPNSSNSNRLRELAEKLGVPAYMVDTPEQVKPEWVAGKRRVGLTAGASAPEELAQSIVDRLKALGARTVRPLDGIQENMSFPLPRGLQMN; encoded by the coding sequence ATGAGCAACGCTGTGAACGCCCCGCTCGATCCCATTGATCCTGTCACCCAGGCCGACGCCGAGGTTTTGCTGGCGCAGCCGCGCGGTTTCTGCGCCGGCGTGGATCGCGCCATCGAGATCGTCGAGCGCGCGCTGGAGTTGTTCGGCGCGCCGATTTACGTTCGTCACGAGATCGTGCACAACGCCTATGTGGTTGGCGATCTGCGCAACAAGGGCGCGGTGTTCGTGCAGGAACTCGACGACGTGCCGGTGGGTGGCACGGTCATTTTCAGTGCGCACGGTGTGTCGCGGGCGGTGCGTGAGGCGGCGGAGGCGCGCGGCTTGCGCGTGTTCGATGCGACCTGCCCGCTGGTGACCAAGGTGCACGTGGAAGTCTCGAAGATGCGTGCGCAGGGTTTCGAGATCATCATGATTGGGCACAAGGGCCATCCCGAGGTGGAAGGCACCATGGGGCAGGCCAACGACGGCATGCTGCTGGTTGAGTCTGTCGATGAAGTTGCGCATCTCGAGGTGAAAGACTCGACGCGTCTGGCCTACGTGACGCAGACCACGCTGTCGGTGGATGAGACCCAGGAAATCGTGGCGGCCATCAAGGCACGCTTTCCGGCGGTGCACGAGCCGAAGAAGCAGGACATCTGCTACGCGACGCAGAATCGGCAAGACGCTGTGAAGTTCATGGCACCGCAAGTGGAAGTGGTGATCGTAGTCGGCAGCCCGAACAGCTCGAACTCGAATCGCCTGCGCGAGTTGGCCGAAAAGCTTGGAGTGCCTGCCTATATGGTGGATACGCCTGAACAGGTCAAACCTGAATGGGTAGCCGGCAAGCGTCGCGTGGGCCTGACCGCCGGTGCGTCGGCTCCCGAGGAGTTGGCGCAATCGATCGTCGATCGGCTCAAGGCGCTGGGCGCCCGCACCGTGCGTCCGCTCGACGGCATTCAGGAAAACATGTCCTTCCCCCTTCCGAGGGGGCTTCAAATGAATTGA
- a CDS encoding FKBP-type peptidyl-prolyl cis-trans isomerase has translation MQNLVNEASAATPSGAGKVVGPDSFLTLHYRIALENDTDIVTTFDDKPATLLLGQGQMAPTLEQALLGMREGERTTFRLAPEHAFGPRNPELLQRVSLATLRENSSFEEDYQPGDLVEFNAPSGGKYAGVLKEVGETSALFDFNHPLAGQTIVFEVQLIGIL, from the coding sequence GTGCAAAATTTGGTGAACGAGGCGTCCGCGGCGACGCCAAGCGGCGCAGGCAAGGTGGTCGGCCCGGATTCCTTTCTGACGCTGCACTACCGCATCGCGCTGGAAAACGACACGGACATCGTCACCACCTTCGACGACAAGCCGGCAACGCTGCTGCTCGGCCAAGGGCAGATGGCGCCCACGCTGGAGCAGGCACTGCTCGGTATGCGCGAAGGCGAGCGCACGACGTTCCGCCTGGCTCCCGAGCACGCGTTCGGCCCCCGCAATCCTGAACTGCTGCAGCGGGTGTCGCTGGCCACGCTGCGCGAAAACTCGTCGTTCGAAGAGGATTACCAGCCGGGCGACCTGGTTGAGTTCAATGCGCCGAGCGGCGGCAAATATGCCGGTGTGCTCAAGGAAGTGGGCGAGACCTCGGCACTGTTCGACTTCAACCACCCGCTGGCCGGCCAGACGATCGTGTTTGAAGTCCAGCTGATCGGCATCCTCTGA